The following proteins are encoded in a genomic region of Novosphingobium sp. PP1Y:
- a CDS encoding exonuclease domain-containing protein — MVDVETACARVSSVCQIGIVGFRDGNEVFAYETLIDPKDEFSPFNVGIHGISPEHVAGKPTFSAIHGIVAAHLTGRVTVAHSGFDKGALSAACRIGNLPFIETTWLDSVRVAKKAWPQLPNHRLNTLADYLKIRHRHHDALSDARAAGAVIVRAIAETGIDLSGWLAKPAKPGKAPRAAETGPLKGHRIAILGERRDEALAQFLAAHGARVVSSVGTTTTMLVISTHQPFGRWEAAQAEHRKAEKLRDAGAGIEIVTEADLRARL, encoded by the coding sequence GTGGTCGACGTCGAGACAGCGTGCGCGCGGGTCAGCAGTGTCTGCCAGATCGGCATCGTCGGTTTTCGGGACGGGAACGAGGTGTTTGCTTACGAAACGCTGATCGATCCAAAAGATGAATTCTCTCCGTTCAATGTCGGCATTCATGGCATTTCACCGGAACATGTGGCGGGGAAACCGACCTTCAGTGCAATCCATGGGATCGTCGCGGCGCACCTGACCGGCCGTGTGACGGTTGCCCATTCGGGGTTTGACAAGGGCGCCTTGTCTGCTGCCTGCCGGATCGGCAATCTGCCTTTCATCGAGACGACGTGGCTGGATAGTGTTCGCGTGGCCAAGAAGGCGTGGCCGCAGCTTCCCAATCACCGTCTGAATACGCTCGCCGACTATTTGAAAATCCGCCACCGCCATCACGATGCTCTCAGCGATGCGCGGGCGGCCGGCGCTGTGATCGTCAGGGCCATCGCGGAAACCGGCATCGACCTGTCAGGTTGGCTGGCCAAGCCCGCAAAGCCGGGAAAGGCGCCGCGCGCCGCTGAAACCGGCCCGCTGAAAGGTCATCGCATCGCGATCCTGGGAGAACGGCGAGACGAAGCTCTGGCACAGTTCCTGGCGGCCCATGGTGCGCGTGTGGTCTCCAGCGTCGGAACGACCACCACGATGCTTGTCATCAGTACGCACCAGCCTTTCGGTCGCTGGGAAGCGGCGCAAGCTGAGCATCGCAAAGCCGAAAAGCTGCGCGACGCTGGCGCTGGCATCGAGATCGTCACCGAAGCCGACCTGCGTGCGAGGCTTTGA
- the yaaA gene encoding peroxide stress protein YaaA, with protein sequence MIALLSPAKTLDFERALPPLSATKPHFLEEAGSLAKSAANLSQKRLSELMHISPRLAKLNADRFNNFETLPERPALFAFAGDVYTGFEAHTLDEAGVIFAQDHVRMLSGLYGLLRPLDAIRPYRLEMGTRWAPRRKSLTDWWGDRIAELLCEQVNREGSGEVLNLASQEYFAAVKGKLKGLRVIDVDFREPGPDGPRFVSFSAKRARGMMARWMCEHHVTNIDDMRGFDSDGYRFDAEASGADNWRFTRA encoded by the coding sequence ATGATTGCCTTGCTCTCCCCCGCCAAAACTCTCGATTTCGAGCGTGCGCTGCCGCCATTGAGTGCCACGAAACCGCATTTTCTCGAGGAAGCCGGCAGCCTCGCCAAGTCAGCCGCCAACCTGTCGCAAAAGCGATTGAGCGAGTTGATGCATATCTCGCCGCGCCTCGCCAAGCTGAACGCGGATCGCTTCAACAACTTCGAAACGCTGCCCGAGCGACCGGCGCTCTTTGCCTTTGCCGGAGATGTCTACACGGGCTTCGAAGCGCACACGCTTGACGAAGCAGGTGTTATCTTTGCGCAGGACCACGTGCGCATGCTCTCCGGTCTCTATGGCCTCCTTCGGCCGCTGGATGCGATCCGGCCCTATCGCCTGGAAATGGGGACACGCTGGGCTCCGCGTCGAAAGAGCCTGACCGACTGGTGGGGCGATCGCATCGCCGAACTGCTTTGTGAGCAAGTGAATCGGGAAGGATCCGGCGAGGTGCTCAATCTTGCGAGCCAGGAATACTTTGCGGCAGTGAAGGGCAAGCTCAAGGGGCTTCGGGTCATCGATGTCGATTTCCGTGAACCGGGACCGGATGGCCCCCGCTTCGTCAGCTTCAGCGCCAAGCGCGCGCGGGGCATGATGGCACGCTGGATGTGCGAGCATCACGTCACCAACATCGATGACATGCGCGGATTCGATAGCGACGGTTACCGCTTTGATGCCGAGGCGAGCGGCGCAGACAACTGGCGGTTTACTCGCGCGTGA
- a CDS encoding O-acetylhomoserine aminocarboxypropyltransferase: MADLKLETMTVHAGCEPDPTTNARITPIYQTASYVFDSAEHAADLFALKQFGNIYSRIMNPTNDALEKKIAALEGGVGALGVASGHAAQLVAFHTLMEPGCNIVAARKLYGGSLNQMGEAFRKFGWETRFVDVDDPENVRAAIDEKTRCVFIESLANPGGVVTDIAAIADIAHEGGVPLIVDNTMASPILCRPFEHGADIVTHSTTKFLNGHGNSVGGVIVDSGRFDWKAQAHKFPSLTQPNGSYHGAILVDALAPVGPIAFIIACRVLGLRDLGPALAPQNAWLALTGMETLALRMERHCDNALAVAKWLDQHEKVEWVSYAALEGNRYKSLADKYLGGRGGAVFTFGLKGGFEAGVKLVSSVKLFSHLANIGDTRSLIIHPASTTHSQLEGDELIAAGAGPDVVRISIGIEHIDDIIADLEMGLNRI; the protein is encoded by the coding sequence ATGGCCGACCTGAAGCTCGAAACGATGACCGTGCATGCCGGGTGCGAACCCGACCCTACGACCAATGCTCGCATCACGCCCATCTATCAGACGGCAAGCTATGTGTTCGACAGTGCCGAGCATGCCGCGGATCTGTTCGCGCTGAAGCAGTTCGGCAACATCTATTCGAGGATCATGAATCCCACGAACGACGCGCTGGAGAAGAAGATCGCGGCACTCGAGGGTGGTGTCGGCGCGCTCGGCGTGGCAAGCGGCCACGCGGCGCAGTTGGTGGCCTTTCACACCTTGATGGAGCCGGGGTGCAATATCGTCGCCGCGCGTAAGCTTTATGGTGGTTCGCTCAACCAGATGGGCGAGGCATTTCGCAAGTTCGGCTGGGAAACCCGCTTCGTCGATGTCGACGATCCCGAGAATGTCCGTGCAGCGATCGACGAAAAGACACGCTGCGTCTTCATCGAGAGCCTTGCCAATCCCGGCGGCGTAGTCACCGACATCGCGGCCATAGCAGACATCGCCCATGAAGGCGGCGTTCCCCTGATCGTCGACAATACGATGGCCAGTCCGATCCTGTGCCGTCCATTCGAACATGGGGCGGACATTGTTACCCACTCGACGACCAAGTTCCTCAACGGCCATGGCAATTCCGTGGGCGGCGTGATCGTCGACTCCGGCCGGTTCGACTGGAAAGCGCAGGCGCACAAGTTTCCCAGCCTGACGCAGCCGAACGGCTCATATCACGGGGCGATCCTCGTCGATGCACTGGCGCCGGTCGGCCCGATTGCCTTCATAATCGCCTGCCGGGTTCTTGGATTACGCGACTTGGGGCCTGCCTTGGCGCCGCAGAACGCGTGGCTTGCGCTCACCGGCATGGAGACGCTGGCGCTGCGCATGGAGCGACACTGTGATAACGCCCTGGCGGTCGCGAAATGGCTCGATCAGCACGAAAAGGTCGAATGGGTTTCCTATGCAGCGCTGGAGGGCAATCGCTACAAGTCCCTTGCCGACAAGTACCTCGGCGGCAGGGGAGGGGCGGTCTTTACCTTCGGGCTGAAAGGCGGCTTCGAGGCGGGTGTAAAACTGGTTTCCAGCGTCAAGCTCTTCAGCCATCTCGCCAATATCGGCGATACGCGCTCGCTCATCATCCACCCGGCCTCGACGACACACAGCCAGCTTGAAGGTGACGAACTCATAGCTGCAGGAGCGGGACCGGACGTCGTGCGCATATCGATCGGCATAGAGCATATCGACGATATCATTGCAGACCTCGAAATGGGGCTGAACCGTATCTGA
- a CDS encoding lmo0937 family membrane protein: protein MIWTIAVILFVLWLLGFLAFHVGGGLIHILLVLALIVVVYQLVTGRRGI from the coding sequence ATGATCTGGACTATTGCTGTAATTCTCTTTGTCCTTTGGCTTCTGGGCTTCCTCGCATTCCATGTCGGTGGTGGGCTTATTCACATTCTGTTGGTCTTGGCCTTGATCGTTGTGGTCTATCAGCTTGTGACCGGACGGCGAGGGATCTAG
- a CDS encoding DUF1801 domain-containing protein — translation MSDRNSSSAMIDAKLESLGDWRGDMLARVRKLIHEADPEVVEAVKWIKPTNPSGVPTWEHSGLICTGEVYKSYVKLTFARGAALEDPAGLFNAGFNGATRRAIDLHEGAVVDGSAFKALVREAVALNAATQKPKRA, via the coding sequence ATGAGCGACCGGAATTCGTCATCGGCGATGATCGACGCGAAACTCGAGAGCCTCGGTGACTGGCGAGGCGACATGTTGGCACGGGTTCGTAAACTGATCCATGAGGCCGATCCCGAGGTGGTCGAAGCCGTAAAGTGGATCAAGCCAACGAACCCTTCGGGTGTGCCGACCTGGGAACATTCAGGGCTGATTTGCACGGGCGAAGTCTACAAGAGTTACGTCAAGCTGACCTTCGCGCGGGGCGCGGCGCTTGAGGATCCCGCCGGATTGTTCAATGCCGGATTCAACGGCGCAACGCGCCGGGCCATCGACCTGCACGAAGGAGCGGTGGTCGACGGCTCGGCATTCAAGGCGCTGGTCAGGGAAGCGGTGGCGCTGAATGCTGCCACGCAAAAGCCCAAGCGGGCCTAG
- a CDS encoding BCCT family transporter, producing the protein MSDPVFETATPPKKLRLEVNAPVFYISAVLILAFALVGALFPEAAGKVFGSVQAFIVEDFGWFYIASVAGFLIFVIFLMVSRHGDVKLGPDESEPEYSYLSWFAMLFSAGMGIGLIFFGVAEPIQHYANPPIGEGGTVESAKQALVLTFFHWGLHAWAIYIVVGLALAYFSFRRGLPLTIRSALYPLIGNRIYGPIGHAIDIFAVLGTMFGVATSLGLGVLQVNAGFSYLFGLQVSTTVQLLLIAVITGLATMSVVLGLDKGVKRLSELNIVLAVLLLGFVLVAGSTVFLLQAFVQNLGAYLGAVVQRTFRMYAYEPNPWLGDWTLFYWGWWIAWSPFVGMFIARISRGRTIREFTTGVLLVPVLFTFLWMTVFGNTAIALDMGGLAPIARTVNDNLPVALFETLAQMPLSTITSFLATLLVITFFVTSADSGALVIDMITSGAAENPPVWQRIFWAVCAGGVAAVLLVAGGLQALQTAAIASALPFAVVMIFICYGLFRALQMEQMGTSIDLSLAEPNAPRAELGWQQRLSSIMHHYPPEDIRRFLSETARPALNAVAEQMQENGFVPDVAESPEQLVLTVPHGERGAFRYTIRNRPFLLPSFVWAETRKAHEKEPRHYRAMAHTSEGDQPHDVTGFTQDQLINDLLNRYARFRHARRIA; encoded by the coding sequence TTGTCTGATCCGGTCTTCGAGACGGCAACCCCGCCGAAGAAGCTAAGGTTGGAAGTCAACGCACCTGTTTTCTACATTTCCGCCGTGCTTATCCTGGCGTTTGCGCTCGTCGGCGCACTGTTTCCCGAAGCGGCGGGCAAGGTATTCGGCTCGGTGCAGGCTTTCATCGTCGAAGACTTCGGATGGTTCTACATCGCCTCTGTCGCCGGCTTTCTGATATTCGTCATTTTCCTCATGGTCAGCCGGCATGGCGACGTAAAGCTTGGCCCGGACGAGAGCGAGCCGGAGTACAGCTACCTGTCGTGGTTCGCGATGCTATTCAGCGCGGGCATGGGTATCGGATTGATCTTCTTCGGGGTCGCCGAACCGATTCAGCATTATGCCAACCCGCCGATCGGCGAAGGGGGCACCGTCGAATCCGCGAAGCAGGCATTGGTGCTGACATTCTTCCACTGGGGGCTGCACGCTTGGGCGATCTACATCGTCGTTGGCTTGGCGCTGGCGTATTTCTCCTTCCGCCGTGGCTTGCCGCTGACCATCCGTTCGGCACTCTACCCACTCATTGGAAACCGAATTTATGGACCGATCGGGCATGCGATCGACATTTTCGCCGTGCTCGGCACCATGTTCGGCGTGGCGACATCACTTGGCCTCGGCGTCCTGCAGGTGAACGCCGGCTTCAGCTATCTTTTCGGACTGCAGGTTTCAACGACGGTGCAGCTGCTGCTGATCGCGGTGATTACCGGTCTAGCGACGATGTCGGTCGTGCTTGGATTGGACAAGGGAGTGAAGCGCTTGTCCGAACTCAACATCGTGTTGGCGGTGCTGTTGCTCGGATTCGTGCTTGTCGCCGGATCGACCGTGTTTCTTCTCCAGGCCTTCGTCCAGAACCTCGGCGCCTATCTCGGTGCGGTCGTTCAGCGGACATTCCGAATGTACGCTTATGAGCCGAACCCCTGGCTGGGCGACTGGACGCTGTTCTACTGGGGTTGGTGGATCGCATGGTCGCCATTCGTCGGAATGTTCATTGCGCGGATTTCGCGCGGTCGCACGATTCGCGAATTTACCACCGGCGTTTTGCTGGTGCCCGTGCTGTTCACCTTCCTCTGGATGACCGTTTTCGGCAACACCGCCATTGCGCTCGATATGGGCGGGCTGGCGCCGATCGCCCGAACGGTGAACGACAACCTGCCGGTGGCGTTGTTCGAGACGCTCGCGCAGATGCCGCTATCCACGATAACCTCCTTTCTCGCGACCCTGTTGGTAATCACCTTTTTCGTTACTTCCGCGGATTCGGGCGCGCTGGTGATCGACATGATCACCTCGGGCGCAGCAGAAAATCCTCCGGTTTGGCAGCGGATATTCTGGGCGGTTTGTGCAGGAGGTGTCGCAGCCGTTCTACTGGTTGCCGGCGGATTGCAGGCGCTCCAGACCGCCGCAATCGCCAGCGCACTGCCGTTCGCGGTGGTCATGATATTCATCTGCTATGGGCTTTTTCGGGCGCTCCAGATGGAGCAGATGGGCACATCCATCGATCTAAGTCTGGCCGAACCCAATGCGCCCCGTGCGGAACTTGGTTGGCAGCAGCGCCTGTCATCCATCATGCACCACTATCCTCCGGAGGATATCCGGCGCTTCCTGAGCGAGACCGCCCGGCCCGCGTTAAATGCCGTCGCCGAGCAGATGCAGGAGAACGGGTTTGTGCCCGACGTGGCCGAAAGCCCTGAACAACTGGTACTGACGGTTCCGCACGGAGAACGCGGCGCCTTTCGTTATACCATCCGCAATCGTCCCTTCCTGTTGCCGAGTTTCGTCTGGGCGGAAACCCGCAAGGCTCATGAAAAGGAACCGCGACACTACCGGGCGATGGCACACACATCGGAAGGGGACCAACCGCATGACGTAACGGGCTTCACGCAGGATCAGCTGATCAACGATCTGTTGAATCGCTATGCGCGTTTCCGCCATGCTCGGCGCATCGCTTAA
- a CDS encoding PhzF family phenazine biosynthesis protein, whose amino-acid sequence MTASFQLIDVFGQEPFTGNPLAVVTSDYALDAAEMQQITRWLNLSETTFLLPPTNKQADYRVRIFTLERELPFAGHPTLGTCHAWLTAGGMPRTSDIVVQECGAGLVALRRDGDTLAFAAPPTVRAGEVDEATLTEVAGVLGVDRSAIVDAQWVDNGPGWVAVMLASADDVLALKPARSHGKRIDIGVVGFYPPGASVAYEVRAIFSDKFGGLIEDPVTGSLNASLAQWLLASGQVHAPYTAAQGTALGRKGRIGVERDGEGQVWISGNTRTLASGTIAV is encoded by the coding sequence ATGACCGCCAGTTTCCAGCTTATCGACGTGTTTGGCCAAGAGCCATTTACCGGCAACCCGCTTGCCGTAGTCACTAGCGATTACGCCCTCGATGCCGCCGAGATGCAACAGATCACGCGCTGGCTGAACCTGTCGGAGACGACGTTCCTTCTTCCGCCGACCAACAAGCAGGCCGACTACCGGGTCAGAATTTTCACGCTGGAGCGCGAATTGCCATTTGCCGGCCACCCGACGCTTGGCACGTGCCATGCCTGGCTAACGGCAGGCGGTATGCCAAGGACCAGTGATATCGTGGTGCAGGAATGTGGTGCCGGCCTGGTCGCCTTGCGCCGCGATGGTGACACGCTGGCCTTTGCGGCCCCGCCCACGGTGCGAGCTGGCGAAGTGGACGAGGCTACGCTGACCGAGGTTGCCGGTGTCCTGGGGGTCGACCGCAGCGCCATCGTTGACGCGCAGTGGGTGGACAATGGTCCGGGCTGGGTTGCGGTCATGCTGGCGTCAGCAGATGATGTACTGGCGCTCAAACCGGCACGATCCCACGGCAAGCGCATCGATATCGGTGTTGTCGGCTTCTATCCACCGGGCGCCTCGGTCGCGTACGAAGTCCGCGCGATCTTCAGCGATAAGTTTGGCGGCCTGATCGAAGATCCGGTGACCGGCAGTCTCAATGCCTCCCTCGCGCAATGGCTGCTGGCCAGTGGACAGGTCCACGCGCCCTACACCGCTGCACAAGGGACTGCCCTGGGACGCAAGGGGCGGATCGGGGTGGAGCGCGACGGGGAAGGGCAGGTCTGGATAAGCGGCAATACCCGGACACTGGCATCTGGAACAATCGCTGTCTGA
- a CDS encoding DMT family transporter, whose product MNRTSEGWIWGALGILIFSGSLPATRLAVISIDPWFLTAARAAIAGVIGLALLIGLRQPWPARRDYAPLAVVSLGVIVGFPLLTALALRHIDTAHSILFTGLLPLATAGFGVLRAGERPDPRFWLLALTGGGVVAGYALILQPGANLLGDGLMLAAIAICGLGYAEGGVLSRRLGGWQVICWALVLTLPVSLVAVAITRVPDWTMVGTAAWLGLGYVTLFSMLIGFMCWYRGLALGGIAAVGQMQLLQPFAALALVAVLLRERIAPGMVVAMLAVLACVIGARHLSIRSTQS is encoded by the coding sequence ATGAACCGGACGAGCGAAGGATGGATATGGGGGGCATTGGGCATACTGATCTTCAGCGGGTCGCTTCCGGCAACGCGACTTGCTGTCATCAGCATTGACCCGTGGTTTCTGACAGCGGCCCGCGCTGCAATTGCCGGGGTGATCGGCCTTGCCCTGCTGATCGGGCTGCGCCAGCCTTGGCCTGCGCGGCGAGATTATGCGCCGCTGGCCGTGGTGTCGCTTGGCGTGATCGTGGGCTTTCCATTGTTGACCGCGCTGGCACTGCGCCACATCGATACGGCCCATTCCATCTTGTTTACGGGCCTCTTGCCACTGGCCACCGCTGGCTTCGGAGTCCTGCGCGCAGGTGAAAGGCCCGATCCACGCTTCTGGCTGTTGGCGCTGACAGGCGGCGGTGTGGTGGCAGGCTATGCGCTGATCTTGCAGCCGGGCGCCAACCTCTTGGGCGATGGCCTGATGCTGGCCGCCATAGCCATCTGCGGGCTGGGCTATGCCGAAGGAGGTGTGCTGTCGCGCCGTTTGGGTGGGTGGCAAGTGATCTGCTGGGCGCTGGTCCTGACACTCCCCGTATCGCTTGTCGCGGTTGCGATAACGCGGGTGCCAGACTGGACTATGGTCGGCACGGCGGCTTGGCTGGGGCTGGGCTATGTCACGCTGTTCAGCATGCTGATCGGCTTCATGTGCTGGTATCGCGGGCTGGCGCTGGGCGGGATCGCTGCGGTGGGACAAATGCAGCTTCTCCAGCCTTTTGCCGCGCTGGCGCTTGTCGCGGTCTTACTGCGTGAACGGATCGCGCCGGGTATGGTCGTAGCCATGCTTGCTGTTCTTGCTTGCGTCATCGGCGCACGGCACCTCTCGATACGGAGTACCCAGTCATGA
- a CDS encoding PLP-dependent aminotransferase family protein, whose amino-acid sequence MEHHPTLVSRVMADVRRRITARSLGPGAKLPSIRQMAEASGVSKSTVVEAYERLVAEGAIVSRRGSGFFVTSHSEPLSLADIAPRLDRAIDPFWVSRQSLESGAQMLKPGCGWLPPDWLPQDDVRRALRALARDNQASLSDYGTPLGLPALRQLLARRMAERGIDSAPDQILLTESGTQAIDLLCRLLINPGDTVLVDDPCYFNFHALLHAHRANIVSVPMTPEGIDIAAFEQALIGHAPKLYITNSGVHNPTGASPSLQTAHRLLKLADAHDLTIIEDDIFADFEDEPAPRLAALDGLERVIHIGSFSKTLSASVRCGYIAIRRDWLDRLVDLSIAISFGASRLSSEVVLRVLQDGGYRRHLQSLRGRLGRARTDVTARLNDMGIEPWLKPRAGIFLWCQLPEGIDAAELARAGLERGILLAPGNVFSLSRTAGRYMRVNVAQTGDPEIFDWLRAATMPSDRRPAQSPPHTTQLAT is encoded by the coding sequence ATGGAACACCACCCAACGCTGGTTTCGCGCGTGATGGCCGACGTGCGCCGACGCATAACGGCACGCAGTCTGGGCCCGGGGGCGAAATTACCCTCGATAAGGCAAATGGCGGAGGCCTCGGGCGTATCGAAATCCACCGTGGTCGAAGCCTATGAGCGACTGGTCGCCGAGGGGGCAATCGTATCCAGGCGCGGATCGGGGTTTTTCGTGACCTCGCACTCTGAACCGCTGTCACTAGCCGATATTGCCCCCCGGCTTGACCGCGCCATCGATCCGTTCTGGGTGTCACGCCAGTCGCTGGAAAGCGGGGCGCAGATGCTCAAGCCCGGCTGCGGCTGGCTACCGCCGGACTGGCTGCCACAGGACGATGTCCGGCGCGCCTTGCGGGCGCTGGCGCGTGACAATCAAGCCAGCCTGTCGGATTATGGCACCCCGCTCGGCCTGCCAGCGCTTCGGCAATTGTTGGCCCGGCGGATGGCAGAGCGGGGCATCGATTCAGCGCCCGATCAGATACTGCTGACCGAAAGTGGCACCCAGGCGATTGACCTGCTGTGCCGATTGCTGATCAACCCGGGCGATACGGTGCTGGTCGATGATCCGTGCTATTTCAATTTCCACGCCCTGCTGCACGCCCATCGCGCCAACATTGTCAGCGTGCCGATGACGCCGGAAGGAATCGATATCGCTGCATTCGAGCAGGCACTGATCGGCCATGCGCCCAAGCTCTACATCACCAATTCCGGCGTGCATAACCCGACCGGGGCAAGTCCCAGTCTGCAAACTGCACACCGACTGCTGAAACTGGCCGACGCCCATGACCTGACAATCATCGAGGATGACATCTTCGCCGATTTCGAAGACGAGCCCGCTCCGCGTCTTGCCGCTCTGGATGGTTTGGAGCGAGTGATCCACATTGGCAGCTTTTCCAAGACGCTGTCAGCATCGGTCCGCTGCGGCTATATTGCCATCCGCCGGGATTGGCTCGACCGATTGGTGGATCTGTCGATCGCCATCTCGTTCGGAGCGAGCCGGTTATCGAGCGAGGTCGTGCTGCGCGTCTTGCAGGATGGGGGCTACAGACGGCATCTCCAGAGCTTGCGCGGCCGCCTCGGGCGGGCACGCACCGATGTCACTGCGCGGTTGAACGACATGGGCATTGAGCCATGGCTGAAGCCGAGAGCGGGAATTTTTCTCTGGTGCCAGTTACCTGAAGGCATCGACGCCGCCGAGCTTGCCCGGGCGGGACTCGAGCGCGGCATTCTGCTGGCGCCGGGCAATGTATTCAGCCTGTCGCGCACCGCCGGGCGTTACATGCGCGTCAATGTCGCACAGACAGGTGATCCCGAGATCTTCGACTGGTTACGCGCGGCGACCATGCCCAGCGATCGACGCCCGGCACAATCGCCCCCGCACACCACTCAACTCGCGACATGA
- a CDS encoding DUF6481 family protein: MRGFKEPSFNERVAAANSAKAKALEMLKNKPKPSAAELAERAERRRAKEAAQAEMRAAAKAAREAEKAAKEQAERDAAEAAAAAAEEARAAAAAARPKVPTAEELKAARDARYAARKARKR, from the coding sequence ATGCGAGGATTCAAGGAACCGAGCTTTAATGAGCGGGTGGCTGCCGCAAACAGCGCCAAGGCCAAGGCCCTGGAAATGCTGAAGAACAAGCCCAAGCCCAGCGCGGCCGAACTCGCCGAGCGTGCCGAGCGCCGACGCGCCAAGGAAGCCGCCCAAGCGGAAATGCGCGCGGCCGCCAAAGCGGCTCGCGAAGCCGAGAAGGCCGCGAAGGAGCAGGCGGAACGCGACGCTGCCGAAGCCGCGGCGGCCGCTGCCGAAGAGGCTCGTGCTGCCGCTGCAGCTGCCCGGCCGAAGGTGCCGACCGCCGAAGAACTCAAGGCTGCACGCGACGCCCGTTATGCAGCCCGCAAAGCGCGCAAGCGATAG
- a CDS encoding TetR/AcrR family transcriptional regulator — protein MNAPQDHLSGEAKVPAGGQRGRPSAETTRRRMAYLLDVARGMFVRQGYRATTMDEVAAAAGVTKRTLYAWHADKQALFQACVIAGAERFPKLAPDAGGDLRSGLEHYVFDLHDELSRADSYGMGLLAAGEAREFPEMREAILRGHLDYMIEPLAVFLRGHGLEEDGALERTMLFVAMALSPLHNAMLVGLPLPTPGQVRDHARRCVGIFLGDPASCRAPA, from the coding sequence ATGAACGCGCCACAAGACCATCTGAGTGGAGAGGCTAAGGTCCCGGCAGGAGGCCAGCGCGGCCGGCCCTCGGCCGAGACCACCCGGCGCCGCATGGCTTATCTGTTGGACGTGGCCCGCGGCATGTTCGTCCGGCAGGGCTATCGCGCGACGACCATGGACGAAGTGGCCGCGGCCGCCGGCGTGACCAAGCGCACGCTCTACGCTTGGCACGCCGACAAGCAGGCGCTGTTCCAAGCCTGCGTTATTGCCGGGGCTGAGAGGTTTCCCAAGCTGGCTCCGGATGCGGGTGGTGATCTGCGATCTGGGCTGGAGCACTATGTCTTCGACCTGCATGACGAACTGTCGCGCGCCGACAGTTATGGCATGGGCCTTCTGGCGGCGGGCGAAGCCCGCGAATTTCCCGAAATGCGCGAAGCGATCCTGCGCGGACACCTCGATTACATGATCGAGCCGCTCGCCGTCTTCCTGCGCGGCCACGGGCTGGAAGAGGACGGTGCACTGGAACGCACGATGCTGTTCGTGGCCATGGCGCTGTCGCCGCTGCACAATGCCATGCTGGTCGGCCTGCCGCTGCCTACGCCCGGGCAGGTGCGCGACCATGCGCGACGCTGTGTCGGCATCTTTCTGGGCGATCCGGCATCCTGCCGCGCCCCCGCCTAG